A genome region from Hymenobacter tibetensis includes the following:
- a CDS encoding GlxA family transcriptional regulator — translation MKHISILVPKQAILGSIEGPRLVFTEVNALLKRMGKPPLFEVQLAGLAAETPVCGGMYTISTATLATDITHTDLVIIPALDGDLAHALEMNRNFIPWIIKQYQQGAEVASLCLGAFLLASTGLIRGRQCTTHWAAVAAFRQMFPDVELVEDRLITDEHGIYSSGGAFSYLNLVLYLIEKYAGREMAVMCSKVFQIDIERVSQSAFIVFQGQKEHGDDLVKKAQTYIEDNVQEKITVDQLADMLALGRRNLERRFKKATTNSVMEYIQRVKVEAAKNSLESSRENVNEVMYQVGYTDPKAFRLTFKRITGLSPMQYRSKYSRSKGVAAA, via the coding sequence ATGAAGCACATCTCCATCCTGGTCCCGAAGCAGGCAATACTCGGCAGCATTGAGGGTCCGCGCCTGGTTTTCACTGAAGTGAATGCCCTGCTCAAGCGCATGGGCAAGCCGCCCCTCTTCGAGGTGCAACTGGCCGGGCTGGCCGCCGAAACGCCGGTGTGCGGTGGCATGTACACCATCAGCACGGCCACGCTCGCCACGGATATCACCCACACCGACCTTGTTATTATTCCGGCTCTTGACGGCGACCTGGCGCATGCGCTGGAAATGAACCGCAACTTTATACCCTGGATTATCAAGCAGTACCAGCAAGGTGCGGAAGTGGCTAGCCTGTGCTTGGGTGCGTTTCTGCTGGCCTCTACGGGCCTTATCAGGGGGCGGCAATGCACCACGCACTGGGCTGCGGTGGCTGCTTTCCGCCAGATGTTTCCCGATGTGGAGCTAGTCGAAGACAGGTTGATTACCGATGAGCACGGCATCTATTCCAGCGGCGGGGCCTTTTCCTACCTGAACCTGGTGTTGTACTTGATTGAAAAATACGCGGGTCGCGAAATGGCCGTCATGTGTTCCAAGGTGTTCCAGATTGATATCGAGCGGGTCAGCCAGTCGGCTTTCATTGTCTTTCAGGGCCAGAAAGAACACGGCGACGACTTGGTAAAAAAGGCGCAGACCTACATCGAAGACAATGTTCAGGAGAAAATAACCGTCGACCAATTGGCCGATATGCTGGCACTAGGCCGCCGCAACCTGGAGCGGCGGTTCAAGAAAGCCACAACCAACTCGGTGATGGAGTACATTCAGCGGGTGAAGGTGGAAGCCGCCAAGAACAGCCTGGAATCGTCGCGCGAGAATGTGAACGAGGTGATGTACCAGGTGGGCTACACCGACCCCAAAGCCTTCCGCCTGACGTTCAAGCGCATTACCGGCCTCTCGCCCATGCAATACCGCAGCAAGTACAGCCGCTCGAAAGGGGTTGCAGCCGCATAA
- a CDS encoding sensor histidine kinase, translating into MDNSAQLVDSEQRFRSLFENNPDLVLFQNKDGVIQDANQAFLSLVEKPKAQVLNHTLESFLPPRIAPLFRQKLEEAFQGIKVRFDAEVQFDSKVPRMYDVTKVALMVNQQVVGIHALFRDITDIMTAQTLVHQQAQKLNTIFESITDAFFLLDREWRFTYVNSEVVRLLGMRREELVHQSVWRAFPEEEGGPFRRHYQQAMATGQSVHFEAFLERMQLWLDVKVFPSDEGLSVYFSDVTDRVKVHEELHQQNNDLQQFTYIVSHNLRAPLANIMGLVNLLTSLPPESEDFRVTRDHLQTNAYQLDNVLQDMNTILAIRDTQDVAAAELVSVADVLEQARRTLEEPMQQIGGTLEVSLPAGLQVKGNRAYLYSIFFNLLSNAIKYGAETRPLQVVVQGSASPEYGVRITFSDNGSGFNQEKAGADVFKLYKRFHAQQAGRGMGLYLVKTHVEAMGGRIEVSSQVDVGTRFIIHLR; encoded by the coding sequence ATGGATAACAGTGCACAGCTAGTGGACAGTGAGCAGCGGTTCCGGTCGTTGTTTGAAAATAACCCCGATTTGGTTTTGTTTCAAAACAAGGACGGAGTCATTCAAGACGCCAACCAGGCTTTTCTTTCCTTGGTCGAAAAACCGAAAGCACAGGTATTGAACCACACCCTGGAATCTTTTCTGCCGCCGAGGATTGCTCCGCTGTTTCGGCAGAAACTAGAAGAAGCCTTCCAGGGCATCAAAGTGCGCTTCGACGCCGAAGTACAATTCGACTCGAAAGTGCCCCGCATGTACGACGTCACGAAGGTGGCCCTGATGGTAAACCAGCAGGTGGTAGGCATCCATGCGCTGTTCCGAGACATCACCGACATCATGACTGCGCAAACGCTGGTACACCAGCAGGCCCAGAAACTCAACACGATTTTCGAGAGTATCACCGACGCTTTTTTTCTGCTGGACCGGGAGTGGCGCTTCACTTACGTAAACAGTGAGGTGGTGCGCCTGTTGGGCATGCGGCGCGAGGAGCTGGTGCACCAGAGCGTGTGGCGCGCCTTTCCGGAAGAGGAGGGCGGGCCCTTTCGCCGGCACTACCAGCAGGCCATGGCCACCGGCCAATCCGTGCACTTCGAAGCGTTCCTGGAACGGATGCAGTTGTGGCTCGACGTAAAAGTGTTTCCATCCGACGAAGGCCTGTCCGTTTATTTTTCCGACGTCACCGACCGAGTGAAGGTGCACGAGGAGCTGCATCAGCAAAACAACGACCTTCAGCAATTCACTTACATTGTGTCGCACAATTTGCGGGCCCCGCTAGCCAACATCATGGGCCTCGTGAACCTGCTCACCTCCTTACCTCCCGAATCTGAGGATTTCCGCGTAACGCGCGACCACCTGCAAACCAACGCTTACCAACTCGACAACGTACTGCAGGATATGAATACCATTCTGGCCATTCGGGACACGCAGGATGTAGCAGCAGCCGAGCTGGTTTCCGTGGCCGATGTGCTTGAGCAGGCGCGCCGTACGCTGGAGGAGCCCATGCAACAGATAGGGGGCACCCTGGAGGTGAGCCTGCCTGCTGGCTTGCAGGTGAAAGGCAATCGAGCGTATCTCTACAGTATTTTTTTCAACTTGCTGTCCAATGCCATCAAGTATGGGGCCGAAACCCGGCCGTTGCAGGTGGTAGTTCAGGGGTCAGCCAGCCCTGAGTATGGAGTTCGCATTACGTTTTCTGATAACGGTTCAGGCTTCAACCAAGAAAAAGCAGGAGCTGATGTTTTCAAACTCTACAAGCGCTTTCATGCTCAGCAAGCTGGCCGGGGCATGGGGTTGTATCTGGTCAAAACGCATGTAGAAGCTATGGGTGGTCGTATTGAAGTGAGTAGCCAAGTGGATGTCGGTACTCGTTTTATCATTCATTTACGTTAA
- a CDS encoding DUF6624 domain-containing protein, whose amino-acid sequence MHYIRYVLFLVGLLPSLSASAQTPLNWPLKWELDRIDAADQYYRELLLGVPGIRPRYESLTGISWLMTATDSVHIQRIAQLIKQYGYPGRTLVGSPTNEVALLVIQHSSRIPQYLPLIKRMADQGEVSFATYARMLDRHLMQQGKMQLYGTQGCGYTVPSPTTGKPEQVSFIWPIEDATHVNERRKKAGFDSTVEENAQRLGIEYKPLTMAEVQRIEQAARGTQH is encoded by the coding sequence ATGCATTATATCCGCTACGTTCTATTCCTTGTAGGGCTGTTGCCGTCCTTGTCCGCTAGTGCCCAAACGCCACTGAACTGGCCCTTGAAGTGGGAACTGGACCGTATAGATGCGGCAGACCAATATTACCGGGAACTCCTGCTGGGTGTTCCCGGCATTCGTCCGCGCTACGAGTCACTGACGGGTATTAGCTGGCTGATGACGGCCACCGACTCCGTGCACATCCAACGGATTGCCCAACTCATCAAGCAGTACGGCTACCCCGGCCGCACGTTAGTCGGCAGCCCCACCAACGAGGTAGCCTTGCTCGTGATTCAGCACTCCTCGCGCATTCCGCAGTATCTGCCGCTCATCAAGCGCATGGCCGACCAAGGCGAGGTGTCTTTTGCTACTTACGCCCGGATGCTCGACCGACACCTGATGCAGCAAGGTAAAATGCAGCTCTACGGCACCCAGGGCTGCGGCTATACCGTGCCCTCCCCAACCACTGGCAAACCCGAGCAGGTATCGTTTATCTGGCCCATCGAGGATGCCACCCACGTAAATGAGCGCCGCAAAAAAGCCGGTTTCGATTCTACGGTAGAGGAAAATGCTCAGCGCCTCGGCATCGAGTACAAGCCCCTGACGATGGCCGAAGTCCAGCGGATAGAGCAGGCCGCCAGGGGTACGCAACACTAG
- a CDS encoding VOC family protein, protein MKAPQLTPYLAFKGNCREAMQFYQQCLGGTLDIQPFSDTPAAEYVPADAQDGVLHSRLETESILLLASDAGSEPIREGNNVTLSLNCSSEQEIEAYYATLTAGGTVTMPLGDTFWSAKFAMFTDRFGINWMLNYDKEATA, encoded by the coding sequence ATGAAAGCGCCCCAACTAACTCCCTACCTCGCCTTCAAGGGCAATTGCCGCGAAGCCATGCAGTTCTATCAGCAGTGCCTAGGTGGCACACTGGATATCCAACCATTTTCTGACACGCCAGCCGCCGAGTATGTGCCCGCTGATGCGCAGGACGGCGTATTGCACTCTCGGTTGGAAACGGAGAGCATCCTCCTGCTTGCCTCGGATGCCGGTTCTGAGCCAATCAGGGAAGGCAACAACGTGACGCTGAGCTTGAACTGCAGCAGCGAACAGGAAATAGAAGCCTACTATGCCACGCTAACGGCAGGGGGCACCGTAACGATGCCCCTAGGTGACACCTTCTGGAGCGCCAAGTTTGCCATGTTCACTGACCGGTTCGGAATAAACTGGATGCTCAACTACGACAAAGAAGCTACAGCCTAA
- a CDS encoding alpha/beta fold hydrolase, whose translation MHLHHTRHGSGKPLLLIHGIGGTSNSWNPILDELAAHREVITIDLPGHGQTPPLPGLNTFYALTDAVADWLRAQHLEGIDCVGSSMGARMVLELARRGTVGAVVALDPGGFWQRWQIQFFYYSIAGSVRLLRAVEPALSALTTNTVGRTLLLAQFSARPWRVPAAVALSELRSFVHTPIFDELLRDLAYGKKQEGAPRGSIRHPLVIGWGRQDRVCFPSQARRAAAAFSDASLYWFDHCGHFPHWDQPTETVQLILSVTGRESATSAASAPAHQAAE comes from the coding sequence ATGCACCTGCACCACACCCGCCACGGCTCCGGCAAACCGCTCCTGCTCATCCACGGCATTGGCGGCACCAGCAACTCCTGGAACCCCATCCTCGACGAGCTGGCTGCCCACCGCGAAGTAATAACCATTGATTTGCCCGGCCACGGCCAGACGCCCCCGCTCCCCGGCCTCAACACCTTCTACGCCCTCACCGACGCCGTAGCCGACTGGCTGCGCGCCCAGCACCTAGAAGGCATCGACTGCGTGGGCTCCTCGATGGGCGCGCGGATGGTGCTGGAACTGGCCCGGCGCGGCACAGTGGGCGCCGTGGTAGCCCTCGACCCCGGCGGGTTCTGGCAGCGCTGGCAGATTCAGTTCTTCTACTACTCCATTGCCGGCTCGGTGCGCTTGCTGCGGGCAGTGGAACCGGCGCTGTCGGCTCTCACCACCAACACTGTGGGGAGGACGCTCCTGCTGGCGCAGTTTTCGGCGCGGCCGTGGCGCGTGCCTGCCGCGGTGGCGCTATCCGAACTGCGCAGCTTCGTGCACACGCCTATCTTCGATGAGCTACTGCGTGACCTGGCCTACGGCAAAAAGCAGGAGGGCGCCCCGCGCGGCAGCATACGGCACCCCTTGGTGATTGGGTGGGGCCGGCAAGACCGAGTGTGCTTCCCCAGCCAGGCCCGCCGCGCCGCCGCCGCCTTCTCCGATGCCTCCCTGTACTGGTTCGACCACTGCGGCCACTTCCCGCACTGGGACCAGCCCACCGAAACCGTGCAGCTGATTCTGTCGGTAACGGGCCGGGAATCCGCCACCTCAGCCGCCAGCGCCCCCGCCCACCAAGCCGCTGAGTAG
- a CDS encoding dihydrofolate reductase family protein, producing the protein MRKVLVTEFVSLDGVMEDPAWTMPFFNDEYMRFKLAELQAVDAHLLGRVTYEGFAAAWPGRTDEQGFADRMNTLPKYVVSTTLRELSWNNSHLLGPDLAAEITALKAQPGQDILVAGSAQLVQTLMKLNLIDEYRLMTFPVVLGSGKRLFQEGSQATLHLVDSVRFSNGVLVHTYRPALQQATPEPGS; encoded by the coding sequence ATGAGAAAAGTACTTGTAACCGAGTTTGTGTCGTTGGATGGCGTGATGGAAGATCCGGCCTGGACCATGCCCTTCTTCAACGACGAGTATATGCGCTTCAAGCTAGCAGAGCTGCAAGCCGTAGACGCGCACTTGCTAGGCCGCGTGACATACGAAGGATTTGCCGCTGCCTGGCCCGGCCGCACCGACGAGCAGGGCTTCGCCGACCGAATGAATACGCTGCCCAAGTACGTGGTATCTACCACGCTGCGCGAACTATCGTGGAACAACTCCCACCTGCTGGGCCCCGACCTAGCAGCTGAAATTACTGCCTTGAAAGCGCAGCCCGGCCAAGACATTTTGGTGGCTGGCAGCGCCCAACTGGTGCAAACGCTGATGAAGCTCAACCTGATAGACGAGTACCGGCTCATGACTTTCCCGGTGGTGCTGGGAAGCGGGAAGCGGCTATTTCAGGAGGGTAGCCAGGCCACCCTACACCTGGTAGATTCCGTCAGGTTCAGCAACGGGGTGCTAGTGCATACCTATCGGCCAGCACTTCAGCAAGCAACTCCCGAACCCGGAAGCTAG
- a CDS encoding YrhB domain-containing protein, which yields MLTREEARTIAFTFITDLAQKAGRQYVILEEKVIEKPYAWVFPFNTKEYAETGNVRAMVLGTGPIVVNRQTGAALMAPPMPIQQYLTQYEETLPTNFHSPATEDGNTR from the coding sequence ATGCTTACTCGAGAAGAAGCCCGGACAATTGCTTTCACTTTTATCACCGACCTAGCCCAAAAAGCAGGTCGGCAGTATGTCATTCTGGAAGAGAAAGTCATCGAGAAACCCTACGCCTGGGTATTTCCCTTCAACACCAAAGAGTACGCCGAAACGGGTAATGTGCGGGCCATGGTGCTGGGTACAGGCCCCATTGTAGTAAACCGGCAAACCGGCGCCGCCCTAATGGCTCCACCCATGCCCATCCAGCAGTATCTTACGCAATACGAAGAAACTTTGCCAACAAACTTTCATTCTCCCGCTACAGAAGATGGAAACACTAGGTGA
- a CDS encoding esterase-like activity of phytase family protein: protein MRKCFSIAALFLACTTVPLVTGCSDDDSDTELPTPTSVSSLRFIGEKIVPFKQDYNGTTLGGFSGIDYRPDNNSYYIMCDDAATFQPVRYYTASLDFNETTFSGVTFTGVTTIKRPDGSNFPSAATDPYNTVDPEGIRYDAASKHLIWSSEGIRNVGITPPALINPFLREANPDGTHVADFALPPLFRMQATDNGTRSNGSFEGLSITPDGRYLFTAQEEPIYEDGPRASAGAAGAVIRLVKYDKATRQPVAQFAYKLDAVHTAPIPATQFQLNGVVEVLALSETKLLAMERSFAVGATPDYVVKIYEIDLAGASDVSSLNGLVNASYTPVSKRMVLDVATTGIRRVDNLEGMTFGPKLPNGHTSLIMVSDDNFGATQISQFLAFEVMP from the coding sequence ATGCGTAAGTGCTTCTCAATTGCGGCTCTTTTCTTGGCATGTACAACTGTGCCACTGGTTACGGGCTGCTCCGACGATGATTCGGATACGGAGTTACCCACTCCCACGAGTGTGTCTTCGTTGCGGTTCATCGGCGAAAAGATTGTGCCGTTCAAACAGGACTACAATGGCACAACGCTCGGTGGCTTCTCGGGCATTGATTACCGCCCCGACAACAACTCGTACTACATCATGTGCGACGATGCCGCAACGTTTCAGCCCGTGCGGTACTACACCGCTAGCCTGGATTTCAATGAGACCACCTTCTCGGGCGTAACGTTTACTGGCGTAACCACCATCAAGCGGCCCGACGGCAGCAATTTTCCCAGCGCCGCCACCGACCCGTACAATACAGTGGACCCGGAAGGTATTCGCTACGATGCCGCCAGCAAGCACCTGATTTGGTCGAGTGAGGGAATACGCAACGTGGGCATCACCCCGCCAGCGCTAATTAATCCGTTTCTGCGCGAAGCCAACCCCGACGGTACGCACGTAGCCGACTTTGCGCTGCCCCCCTTGTTCCGTATGCAGGCCACCGACAACGGCACGCGCTCCAACGGCTCGTTCGAGGGGCTGTCCATCACGCCTGATGGCCGGTATCTGTTCACGGCGCAAGAAGAGCCGATTTACGAAGATGGCCCGCGTGCTAGTGCCGGTGCGGCGGGCGCTGTCATTCGCCTTGTTAAGTATGATAAAGCCACCCGGCAGCCCGTTGCCCAGTTTGCTTACAAGCTAGATGCCGTACACACCGCTCCCATCCCTGCCACTCAGTTTCAGCTAAACGGGGTAGTGGAAGTACTGGCGCTATCGGAAACCAAGCTGTTGGCCATGGAGCGTTCTTTCGCCGTTGGGGCCACGCCCGATTACGTGGTGAAAATCTATGAAATCGACTTGGCGGGGGCCTCCGACGTCTCGTCGTTGAATGGGCTGGTCAATGCGAGCTACACCCCCGTCTCGAAACGCATGGTACTAGATGTGGCCACTACGGGTATCCGGCGAGTTGATAACCTGGAGGGCATGACCTTCGGCCCCAAGTTGCCGAACGGCCACACGTCCCTGATTATGGTGTCGGATGATAACTTCGGCGCCACCCAGATTTCACAGTTCCTGGCCTTTGAAGTGATGCCCTAG
- the tssD gene encoding type VI secretion system tube protein TssD: MPILHAEIQVGGRQVPFVAGSFSFWQITDYIGRPSTDVRLGLIELTLVGEAATWSFWEDWMLDPHRRQSGRLIFFQNEDQKAKTVIFYDAFCVHFECRFDARGQYGHGSFETEIHLSAAAKEVQGQFSEAHSVIPWDADKDTRYRALTKPKEYLPSAALAVKALGSTPENLPTSGSSASKRVPVLLAIARAVNPLNGQQNCTHITEAVVARLRGTNPDAVAPDLPARSLAELEAVHNTTVEFGKNFYDIFKQIQEAEEGTAAVVVTLPKEGGIGHVVTITNHNGTATIIEGQDWGPGLTKEVITSPSRAIRRYGDEEAVHVGLGLIPSPTSLANSLA, translated from the coding sequence ATGCCTATACTACACGCCGAAATTCAGGTTGGGGGCCGGCAAGTGCCCTTTGTTGCCGGTTCGTTCTCCTTCTGGCAAATCACCGACTACATAGGCCGCCCCAGCACCGACGTGCGCCTAGGCCTCATCGAGCTGACCTTAGTAGGAGAGGCTGCCACCTGGAGCTTCTGGGAAGACTGGATGCTCGACCCGCACCGCCGGCAAAGCGGCCGTTTGATCTTCTTTCAGAACGAAGACCAGAAAGCCAAGACTGTCATCTTCTACGATGCGTTCTGCGTGCATTTCGAGTGCCGTTTCGATGCCCGCGGCCAGTACGGCCATGGTTCGTTCGAAACTGAAATCCATCTTTCTGCTGCTGCCAAGGAAGTGCAGGGCCAGTTCTCGGAGGCGCACAGCGTCATTCCCTGGGATGCTGATAAGGATACCCGCTACCGGGCCCTCACCAAGCCTAAGGAATATTTGCCGTCGGCAGCACTGGCTGTTAAAGCGTTAGGTAGTACTCCCGAAAACCTTCCTACTAGCGGTAGTTCTGCCAGTAAGCGTGTGCCTGTCTTGCTAGCTATTGCCAGAGCCGTAAATCCGCTTAATGGTCAGCAAAATTGTACTCATATTACGGAGGCAGTAGTTGCCCGGCTGCGTGGCACTAATCCTGATGCTGTTGCGCCAGACCTGCCGGCTCGCTCGTTGGCAGAACTGGAAGCAGTACATAATACCACAGTGGAGTTTGGTAAAAACTTCTATGATATATTCAAGCAGATACAAGAGGCAGAAGAAGGTACTGCTGCCGTAGTAGTTACGCTGCCTAAAGAAGGTGGAATAGGGCACGTTGTAACTATCACCAATCATAATGGTACAGCTACCATTATAGAGGGTCAAGATTGGGGGCCAGGACTTACTAAAGAAGTTATTACTAGTCCTTCCCGAGCAATTCGTAGGTATGGCGATGAAGAGGCTGTGCATGTTGGTCTGGGCCTCATTCCATCCCCAACTTCACTCGCCAATAGCTTGGCCTAA
- a CDS encoding DoxX family protein translates to MKTKTWTVLYWVVAVFFCGSMLMAGISGLLQTEESKAMMGHLGYPAHFLVVNGIAKVLGALALLQTRFRTIREWAFAGFTINMLGAAAAWVAAGDGLSMVVTPLVALGVVLLFYFLWKKKEQLSAQSRMVASSHDATRLSVTPDATSTQLA, encoded by the coding sequence ATGAAAACGAAAACTTGGACTGTCCTTTACTGGGTTGTAGCCGTCTTTTTTTGCGGTTCTATGCTGATGGCTGGCATCAGCGGCCTGCTGCAAACCGAAGAAAGTAAAGCCATGATGGGCCACTTAGGCTACCCGGCACACTTTCTGGTGGTCAATGGTATTGCTAAAGTACTGGGCGCGCTGGCGTTGCTGCAAACCCGGTTTCGCACCATCCGGGAGTGGGCGTTTGCGGGCTTCACTATCAACATGCTTGGAGCAGCGGCGGCCTGGGTTGCGGCCGGCGACGGGTTGAGCATGGTGGTCACGCCGCTGGTTGCACTTGGGGTGGTGTTGCTGTTCTATTTTCTATGGAAGAAAAAAGAACAGCTGTCCGCGCAAAGCCGCATGGTAGCCTCAAGCCATGACGCCACTAGGTTGTCAGTAACCCCAGATGCCACTAGCACTCAGCTGGCTTGA
- a CDS encoding fasciclin domain-containing protein, with product MKKQTFFTLLFAGALYMGSFQTATAQTAAPAAATASASTGKDLAASAALSPDHTTLLKALQAAGLAEQAKGAGPYTVFAPDNAAFDKIPAATLATLLKPANKKQLSKILTYHVVSGNIMAADLKDGQVVKTVQGESLTVGVSGGTVTLKDAKGGTATVTKPDIKTTNGVVHSIDTVLMPAK from the coding sequence ATGAAAAAGCAAACTTTCTTCACGCTTCTCTTTGCCGGTGCCCTATACATGGGCAGTTTCCAAACCGCCACCGCCCAAACGGCTGCGCCAGCCGCTGCTACCGCCAGTGCTTCCACTGGAAAAGACCTAGCCGCTAGCGCCGCCCTCTCCCCCGACCACACCACCCTGCTGAAAGCCTTGCAGGCAGCCGGCCTAGCCGAGCAAGCCAAAGGTGCTGGCCCATACACCGTATTTGCTCCCGACAATGCCGCTTTCGACAAGATTCCGGCCGCAACGCTAGCTACTTTGCTTAAGCCAGCTAACAAAAAGCAGCTTTCCAAAATCCTGACGTACCACGTAGTATCCGGCAACATAATGGCCGCCGACCTGAAAGACGGTCAAGTGGTGAAAACCGTACAAGGTGAGTCACTGACGGTAGGCGTATCAGGCGGCACCGTTACGCTGAAAGACGCCAAAGGTGGTACCGCCACCGTTACCAAGCCCGACATCAAAACCACCAATGGCGTAGTGCACTCCATTGACACCGTGCTGATGCCTGCCAAATAG
- a CDS encoding toxin-antitoxin system YwqK family antitoxin — protein MFRTTDSIHYVLKYSQTPPNGRYTIYEITKFTAPPDPTRDTSSPPLYTVHDRHSSGTFSKGVKTGLWEYYTSERKVSEEVYKRGRRISKRNCPCKS, from the coding sequence ATGTTTCGTACCACCGACAGTATTCACTACGTCCTGAAGTATAGCCAGACGCCCCCCAACGGGCGTTATACCATTTACGAGATTACTAAATTCACTGCTCCGCCCGACCCAACACGTGACACCAGTTCGCCGCCGCTCTACACGGTGCACGACCGGCACAGCAGCGGCACGTTCAGCAAGGGCGTGAAAACCGGCTTATGGGAATACTACACGAGCGAGCGGAAAGTAAGCGAGGAAGTGTACAAGCGAGGGCGCCGCATTAGCAAGCGGAACTGCCCATGTAAAAGCTAG
- a CDS encoding response regulator: protein METLLIDDNSTSVFLTEMLLKREGFSDKIRSFLAAEEALTYLEQGLPVRVPEVIFLDLNMPVMDGWDFLEALKPHEGELSSRCRIYVLTSSLAPSDAARAKEYTLVSGLIHKPVDSQMLQVIRAEMSEQDGA, encoded by the coding sequence ATGGAGACCTTACTGATTGATGATAACTCGACCAGCGTGTTTCTGACGGAAATGCTGCTGAAACGCGAGGGATTTTCCGACAAAATCCGTTCGTTTTTGGCCGCCGAAGAAGCGCTGACCTATTTGGAGCAGGGCCTACCGGTGCGCGTACCCGAGGTTATTTTCCTGGATTTGAACATGCCCGTTATGGATGGCTGGGACTTTTTGGAGGCCCTGAAGCCTCACGAGGGAGAGCTGTCCTCCCGGTGCCGCATCTACGTCCTGACTTCTTCCCTCGCGCCCTCCGACGCCGCTCGGGCCAAGGAATACACCCTGGTGTCGGGCCTGATCCACAAGCCCGTTGATAGCCAGATGCTGCAAGTAATTCGGGCGGAGATGAGCGAGCAAGATGGCGCTTGA